One region of Camelus bactrianus isolate YW-2024 breed Bactrian camel chromosome 20, ASM4877302v1, whole genome shotgun sequence genomic DNA includes:
- the RPL7L1 gene encoding ribosomal protein uL30-like isoform X1 — MSSSRIVGKMAEEEPRKKIPLVPENLLKKRKAYQALKATQAKQALLQKKEQRKGKQLKFKRLEWFLHDSWRQLRDRVRLRRLEVKPHGLEMPDKHSLAFVVRIERINGVSSLVQRTIGRLRLNKIFSGVFVKVTPQTIKTLRIVEPYVTWGFPNLKSVRELILKRGQAKVKNKIVPLTDNTVIEEHLGKFGVICLEDLIHEIAFPGKNFQEISGFLRPFQLSVARHATKNRVGFLKEVGSPGYRGERINQLIRQLN; from the exons ATGAGCAGTAGCCGCATCGTTGGAAAGATGGCGGAGGAAGA GCcaaggaaaaaaatccctttggTTCCGGAAAATCTCCTGAAAAAGAGGAAGGCTTATCAGGCCCTCAAAGCCACCCAGGCAAAGCAGGCGCTTTTGCAAAAGAAGGAG cagaggaaaggaaaacagcTCAAGTTTAAGCGACTAGAATGGTTCCTGCATGATTCCTGGCGGCAGCTACGTGACAGGGTGCGCCTCAGACGACTAGAAGTGAAACCGCATGGCTTGGAAATGCCAGATAAACATTCCTTGGCCTTTGTTGTACGCATCGAAAG GATTAATGGGGTGAGTTCACTTGTGCAGAGGACCATTGGAAGACTTCGCCTGAATAAGATTTTCAGTGGTGTGTTTGTGAAAGTAACCCCTCAAACCATAAAAACACTCCGTATAGTGGAACCTTATGTCACCTGGGG ATTTCCAAATCTGAAGTCTGTTCGGGAACTCATCTTGAAACGTGGACAAGCCAAAGTCAAGAATAAAATCGTCCCTCTGACAGACAACACAGTGATAGAGGAGCACCTGG GGAAGTTTGGTGTCATTTGCTTGGAAGACCTTATTCATGAAATTGCCTTCCCGGGGAAGAATTTTCAGGAGATCTCAGGGTTCTTGCGCCCTTTCCAGCTCTCAGTGGCCCGTCATGCTACCAAGAATAGAGTGGGCTTCCTCAAGGAAGTGGGTTCACCTGGCTATCGAGGTGAACGCATCAACCAGCTCATCCGGCAGCTGAACTAA